GGACTCGGTCAGCTCGAGGATCAGCCGGGCAGGTTCCAGCCCGCTCTGCGCGAGGAGGTCTCGCACGGTCTCGACGAACGCCGGGCGGAGCTGCAGGCCGGAGACGTTGACGCCGATCTTGAGGTCTCGACCGGTCACGTCCCATTCGACGGCCTGCTGGACGACCTGGCGGATGGCCCAGTCGCCGAGCTCGATGATCTGTCCGGACTCCTCGGCGATCGGTATGAACTCGTCGGGCCGGACGTTGCCCCGGGTGGGGGACTGCCAGCGCATCAGGGCCTCGGCGCCGATGACGATGCCTCGGCCGGTGTCGACGAGCGGCTGGTAGACCATCCGGAGCTCGTCGTTCTCGATCGCCTGGGCGAGGTCGGCGGTCATGCGAGCCCGGTCGACCAGCGCGGCGCCCATCGCGGCGGTGAAGACCTCGACACGGTTGCGGCCCTCGCGCTTGGCGGCCTGCACGGCGAGGTCGGCCTCGCTGAGCATGTGGTCGTGGGTGCCGTCGAGGCGCAGCTGGTCGAGGGACCGGTGGCTGACGCCGACGCAGACGCTGACCTGCTCGCTGCGGGCCGCATACCGGAGCCGTTCCGCCACCTCCGCCACATCCGCGGGCTCGTCGGCAGGGACGATCACGGCGAACTCGTCACCGCCGACCCGGAAGAGGGTGTGGGTTCCCACCGCGGTCTCGAGGCGTCGGGCCATGGACCGCAGGACCTGGTCGCCCACGGCGTGACCGTCACGGTCGTTGATCCGCTTGAGGTGGTCGACGTCGAGCAGCACGATCCCCAGGCCAGAGGACGGCGCCGCCCGCATGGCGGTGAAGGTGTCGTGGAAGGCGGAGGCGTGCTCCAGCCCCGTGACGGAATCTCGCCTGGCCCGGAACCGCAGCTCGTCGAAGGCGTCGGTCATCCGAAGCGCCGAGGCGACATGTGCGGCGTAGACCTCGAGGACCTGGACCATCGACGGGTCGGTCCGCATGGGGGCGGTGTCGGCGAGGAGCAGCAGGTCACCGGGATGGCCGCTCCGCAGCGGGACGGCGATCCAGGAGCGCAGGCCGGCGTGCGCCAGTCCGGCGTCGTCCCCGTTGGCGGAGGGCGCGCCGTGGGTGTAGACGCTCACCGTGCCACCGGTCCAGCCGGCGATCACGTCCAGCTGGGTGTCCTCCAGGTGGTCGAGGATGGGCGATGCCGGTCCCCAGCTGGCGGACCTGATCCGACCGCCTTCCACCCGACGGACCAGGGCCGAGCTCGTGCCAGCGAGTCCGGGTGCCCGCTCGGCCGCAAGGTGCAGGATCTCGCCCGGGTCGCGTGCCGTCGCGAGGTCTGGGGTCTCACGTGCCAGCGCCTGCCACGGCGAGTCCTGGCCGGGACCGCCGACGGCCTCGATGGACGCCTCGAGGTCCGCAACGATGGTCATGAGGTGGACGAGGTCGTCGTCGGACAGTCCGACGCAGGACTCGATGGCGAACACGCCGACCACTCGGCTGCGATACCGGATGGGGATGCAGACCTCTGCGCCGGTGGAACCGCCCGTCGGGACACGCCCGTCGGTCGCGACGTCACGGACGACGGTGACCTCGCCGCGGGAGAAGGTCGTGCCGAGGATCCCGACCTGGGGTGGGATGCCGTCGTGGACCCGATCGAAGCCACGCTGGGCGAGGCACCGAAGTCGCTTGGCTCGCTCGACGTACACGCCTGCCCGCGGGAAGCCGGCATCAATGACCCGGTCGACGGCGTCGCCGGCGATGGCCTCGATGGTGATGGCGACCGCAAGCGGCGGCGGAGGAGAGTTGGTCATGGTGCGTCCACTCGCCCCATCGGCGCGTCCGTGTCGAACTTGAGGTCCTCTTGGCAGTCGTCCGCCGAGGGTGCCAAGAACCGCTTCGGTGTGGTTGCAGGATGGCTGGAGACTGCTACGTTGAGTGGCTCCCGCCATACCCGGGCGGGACGATCGACAACTGCATAGCGACCTTCGATCTCCGGGGGCGACTGGTTTCGACGGGTGTCGGTCGACTTCGAGAGAGCGAGCCGAGGATGTAGGGCTGCCTCGTTAATCCGCTCTGCAACCTATTAGGTGCCGAAGACAACTTCGCCCTGGCTGCTTAACTAAGCGCCTGTCCGCCCGAGCCACCGCCTGAGGCAAGGGGTCGGACATCGCAATCAGGCTCCACCGCACAGCCGTCTCCATGGGCTGAGCGGGACACTTAATCGTGGGGTACGGCGGAAGGCAGATCTGGACCAAGGAGGCCCCCGCCCGACAATTTTCTTGGTCCTACGCTCGTAGCGCTCTCGAGGACGAGACATTCGGACGGGGGTTCGACTCCCCCCGCCTCCAAGACGGCTTGATGGACCACGGTCCTCGAGACGTCTTGCGGGCGTTCAGCTCTGACTCGGATGATCGTATTGTTCAGAACCTCGCGCAGGCGAGGCGAGGTTGGCATGGAAGCCAAGAGGGCACCCTCGGATGCATGTCCGTGGAACCCCTCGTTGACCAGTCGGTCTCGACCGACGAGCTGGTGGTCCCCAGCAGCGCCCTGGGTGGCCTGCGTCGGCTGAACCTCGTCATGGGGTTGCTGCATGCGGGGTCAGCGGCCGCGATGCTCGTGCTGTCCAACGACTTCGCCATCCCGATCACGGCGACGTTCGCCGACGGTCCGCCGGGCAGCCCGCTGCCGGCCGCCGAGACGCTGTTCGAGCTGCCGCTCGGTCCGGCCGTCGCTGCCTTCCTCATCCTGTCGGCCATCGCCCATTTCGTGGTCGCCTCGCCGCTGTGGTTCGGTCGCTACGCCCGTGACCTCGCCAGCGGCATCAACCGCGCCCGCTGGGTGGAGTACTCGTTGTCCGCCTCGTGGATGATCGTGCTGATCGCCCTGCTTCCCGGCATCACCGACGTCGTCGCCCTCGGCGCCCTGTTCGCCGTCAACGCCGGCATGATCCTCTTCGGCTGGATGATGGAGCTGCACAACCGGCGGCTTGCCGAGACCCGGTGGACGGCGTTCGTCTTCGGGTGCGTGCTCGGCGTCGTCCCCTGGGCGCTGATCGGCTTCCAGGTCATCGGTGCTGGGTCGGCGGTCCCCACCTTCGTCTACGGCATCTTCGTCAGCCTCTTCGTGTTCTTCAACTGCTTCGCCGTGAACCAGTGGCTGCAGTACCGCCAGATCGGTCGGTGGCGCGACTACCTCTTCGGCGAGCGGGTCTACGTGTGGCTCAGCATCACCGCCAAGAGCGTCCTGGCGTGGCAGGTCTTCGCCAACACCCTGATCCCCACCTGAACCCGCCCGGGCCGGTCTCGATACGGGCTGACTCAGCGGCCCAGCTGCCCCAGGTCGATCGTGCGCACCGACTGTGCGACGTCGATGACCTCGTTGATGAAGTCCTCCTGCGCCCCGTGCTTGGGGTCCTCACGGGTGTCGACGGCGAAGGCCACCAGTAGCCGGGCGGCCCGACCGTCGTCCTTCAGCCGAAGGACCCGTCCCAGCCGCTGGATCATCTGCCGCCGTGTCCGGAACGCGGCCAGCACGAGCGCCAGCTCGGCATCGGGCACGTCGACCCCTTCGTCCAGCACCCGGGGGGCCACGACGACCTGGAGGTTGCCGTTGCGGAACTGCGCCAGGCGGATCCGACGCTTGTCCTTCGCGAGGTCGCCGTGGATCTCCTCGGCGGGAACGCCGTGGCGCCGCAGCGCGACGGCCGCGAGCTCGGCCTGCTCGACGGTGTCGGTGAAGACCAGCCCCCGCGTGCCGTCGGTCGCCAGCGACGGCGCAAGGGCATGGACGACCTGCAGCTTGGCGTCGGCCTGTGCCGCCACGTCTCGACGACGGCGCAGGGCGGACAGGAACGCGCGTGCGGCCACGACCTCGCGCCGGACCTTGGTGTTGGGCCTGCCCTCGGCACCGGCGGACAGCGCCGCGGCCGCGGCGATCAGCTCCAGCGGAGACTTCGGCAGCCCGTGGGCGACCAGCTCCTTGCGGTGCTGCCGGACCTGCCCGTCGGCGTTGTCGTAGGCGGACCGTTCACCGTCGGTCAGGGGCACGCCCACGAAGGTGATGTCGAACGGGGCGATGACCCCGTCGGCGGCGGCGTCGGCGAAGGAGTAGGCCTGCACGACGCCGCCGAAGTAGGGCGCCAGCACCTCCACCAGGCCCTCGTCGTTTCGTTCGTAGGTCGCCGTGAGCGCCAACCGCATCGCGAACGCTGGCTTCAGCGCCTCGCCCCAGGTGGGCGCCCCGTAGCGGTGGGCTTCGTCGGCCACCAGCAGTCCGACGGCCCCCGCGGGGAGGTCCACGGGCAGCGCGGCCGCGGAGTGCGGGGTGGCGATGACCACATGGTGGTCGTGCAGGTCGTCGGCCCGGCCGCCACCCAGCTGGCCGACGCGTGCACCGGGGACCAGCTCGTGCAGCTGGCGTTGCCACTGCGTCAGCAGGTCCAGCGTGGGCACGATGACCAGCGCACGGCCGTCCTGCGCCAGGCAGGCCCTGATGGCGGCGATGGCCAGCCGGGTCTTGCCGGTCCCTGTCACCGCCTCGACCACGCCGCTGCAGCCGGCCTGTGCCCACGCCGCGAAGGCCGCGATCTGCCAGTCGCGCAGGGCAAGGCCATCGAGTGGCCCGTTGGACGGCACGACCGGCGCCTCGGGAGCGGTGGCCGCGGGTTCGTCCAGCAGGATCCAGGTCGGTTTGCCCAGCACGTCCTCGCGGTGGAACCGTGCGTCCCTGACCAGCGCGCGCTCGAGCACCGCTCGCGAGGCCGAGACACCCGACGCTTTCACCGCCCTGACCAGCCTGGGCGTGGGCAGGCCGTCGGGGTTGTCGGCCAGCAGTTCGGCAGCCACGTCTTCCACGGTTCGCATCCCGGAGGACGCTACCCGTGGGCTGTGACATCAAGGTTGACCACCGACATCGACGCCGTGCGCCCAGAGCAGCGCCCGTACCGCCAGGCCGAAGGCGGCCGCGGCCAGCAGCACGGTGACGACGTCCTCGACCACGCCCGCAGTCCGGAACACGCCCACGCCGAACCGGCGACGCAGCGGCCAGAGGAGCGGCACGCCGTCCGGGGTCAACAGGTCCCCGACGACATGCGCCAGCATTCCGCCCGCCACCGCAACGGTGAACCAGCCACCCACCGGGACCCGACCGGTGAGGACCAGCGCCGCCGACCCGGCCGCGGCCGCCAGGAAGCCCACCAGCGAGGCCCGGCCCCCGAAGGACTCCGCGAGGAGCGGACCCGCGACGGCGACGAGCACGGCCACGATCGCCGCGGCCGGGACGACGGCGCCCGGGTCGACCACGAACAGCTGGACCGCCGACCCCGCGGCCGCGACGAACAGCAGGCTGTGGGTCGCCTGTCGATGCCCTCCCGCGAGCATCCTGACGACCGACCCCAAGGCGCGCGTGGTCAGCCCCCCGCTCCGGCTGATCGTCGATCCGGGATGGTCGAGGTCGGGAGCCGTCGCCGCCCCGGCGCTCAGCAGGGTGCCCACCACCACGGCAGCGGGAGCGATCGACAGCGTCGGCGCCACCGCGAGGAACGCAGCGGCACCGGACAGGGCATGGCCCCTGGCC
The nucleotide sequence above comes from Euzebya pacifica. Encoded proteins:
- the heR gene encoding heliorhodopsin HeR produces the protein MSVEPLVDQSVSTDELVVPSSALGGLRRLNLVMGLLHAGSAAAMLVLSNDFAIPITATFADGPPGSPLPAAETLFELPLGPAVAAFLILSAIAHFVVASPLWFGRYARDLASGINRARWVEYSLSASWMIVLIALLPGITDVVALGALFAVNAGMILFGWMMELHNRRLAETRWTAFVFGCVLGVVPWALIGFQVIGAGSAVPTFVYGIFVSLFVFFNCFAVNQWLQYRQIGRWRDYLFGERVYVWLSITAKSVLAWQVFANTLIPT
- a CDS encoding DEAD/DEAH box helicase — protein: MRTVEDVAAELLADNPDGLPTPRLVRAVKASGVSASRAVLERALVRDARFHREDVLGKPTWILLDEPAATAPEAPVVPSNGPLDGLALRDWQIAAFAAWAQAGCSGVVEAVTGTGKTRLAIAAIRACLAQDGRALVIVPTLDLLTQWQRQLHELVPGARVGQLGGGRADDLHDHHVVIATPHSAAALPVDLPAGAVGLLVADEAHRYGAPTWGEALKPAFAMRLALTATYERNDEGLVEVLAPYFGGVVQAYSFADAAADGVIAPFDITFVGVPLTDGERSAYDNADGQVRQHRKELVAHGLPKSPLELIAAAAALSAGAEGRPNTKVRREVVAARAFLSALRRRRDVAAQADAKLQVVHALAPSLATDGTRGLVFTDTVEQAELAAVALRRHGVPAEEIHGDLAKDKRRIRLAQFRNGNLQVVVAPRVLDEGVDVPDAELALVLAAFRTRRQMIQRLGRVLRLKDDGRAARLLVAFAVDTREDPKHGAQEDFINEVIDVAQSVRTIDLGQLGR
- a CDS encoding metal-dependent hydrolase, with product MQARGHALSGAAAFLAVAPTLSIAPAAVVVGTLLSAGAATAPDLDHPGSTISRSGGLTTRALGSVVRMLAGGHRQATHSLLFVAAAGSAVQLFVVDPGAVVPAAAIVAVLVAVAGPLLAESFGGRASLVGFLAAAAGSAALVLTGRVPVGGWFTVAVAGGMLAHVVGDLLTPDGVPLLWPLRRRFGVGVFRTAGVVEDVVTVLLAAAAFGLAVRALLWAHGVDVGGQP
- a CDS encoding EAL domain-containing protein, with protein sequence MTNSPPPPLAVAITIEAIAGDAVDRVIDAGFPRAGVYVERAKRLRCLAQRGFDRVHDGIPPQVGILGTTFSRGEVTVVRDVATDGRVPTGGSTGAEVCIPIRYRSRVVGVFAIESCVGLSDDDLVHLMTIVADLEASIEAVGGPGQDSPWQALARETPDLATARDPGEILHLAAERAPGLAGTSSALVRRVEGGRIRSASWGPASPILDHLEDTQLDVIAGWTGGTVSVYTHGAPSANGDDAGLAHAGLRSWIAVPLRSGHPGDLLLLADTAPMRTDPSMVQVLEVYAAHVASALRMTDAFDELRFRARRDSVTGLEHASAFHDTFTAMRAAPSSGLGIVLLDVDHLKRINDRDGHAVGDQVLRSMARRLETAVGTHTLFRVGGDEFAVIVPADEPADVAEVAERLRYAARSEQVSVCVGVSHRSLDQLRLDGTHDHMLSEADLAVQAAKREGRNRVEVFTAAMGAALVDRARMTADLAQAIENDELRMVYQPLVDTGRGIVIGAEALMRWQSPTRGNVRPDEFIPIAEESGQIIELGDWAIRQVVQQAVEWDVTGRDLKIGVNVSGLQLRPAFVETVRDLLAQSGLEPARLILELTESGLVDDDHRISLIGLLRDLGVTVAIDDFGTGYSSLSYLRRLPIDILKIDRSFINELHDQRNAAVAKTIIDLTRTLSLDCVAEGIETEEQLSQLQALGCQSVQGYLFAKPMEAQELMAFVAGFGATAVLG